In Borrelia puertoricensis, the following proteins share a genomic window:
- a CDS encoding DUF226 domain-containing protein codes for MESVLERLKEKKLEIKDKRDKPIFIKIENKNNKTLYHTKIMMDLFSFGINKNQQYKFFIAFRGLFNREKIEFFSLFALRDNDKFLGIYYGYRKPIKNVVRRYEDNGVMKASTFSKVYYIEFRFKKGSVFCYLRGISYLLRKDKTDTKYYKSLIEKLTNLEQQVYEFYNKKPSDGGLINKWIEKKQG; via the coding sequence ATGGAGAGTGTGTTAGAACGCCTTAAAGAGAAAAAGTTAGAAATTAAGGATAAAAGAGACAAACCTATCTTTATCAAGATAGAAAATAAAAATAATAAAACATTGTATCATACAAAGATTATGATGGATCTGTTTTCATTTGGCATTAATAAAAATCAGCAATACAAATTTTTTATTGCATTTAGAGGATTATTTAATAGAGAAAAGATAGAATTTTTCAGTTTATTTGCTTTAAGAGATAATGATAAATTCTTAGGTATTTATTATGGTTATAGAAAACCAATAAAAAATGTAGTTAGAAGATATGAAGATAATGGGGTTATGAAGGCATCTACATTTTCAAAAGTTTATTACATAGAATTTAGATTTAAAAAAGGTAGTGTGTTTTGCTATTTAAGAGGAATTTCTTACTTACTTAGAAAAGATAAAACAGATACAAAGTATTACAAATCTTTAATTGAAAAACTTACGAATTTGGAGCAACAAGTGTACGAATTTTACAATAAAAAGCCATCAGATGGAGGTCTTATAAACAAATGGATAGAAAAAAAGCAAGGGTGA
- a CDS encoding ParA family protein, with translation MDRKKARVITIASIKGGVGKSTSAIILSNLLADKCKVLLIDMDDQASITSYYSDELENKNIEVFKINIGEVIKNNLDISKTIVNIGNNLDLIPSCVNVDDLNTDFYCENRHFFIEGMLKNKLSSVITDYSYIIIDTNPKRNFTLKASLISSDYVISPMTAEKWSVEAFEVLREFVKEVAGIPVLIIITRFKKNITHKTLLNIVKSQDEFLGVISEREDLNKRIGCNEKFDFTKDYITEYVEVLDLFLSKTQLLI, from the coding sequence ATGGATAGAAAAAAAGCAAGGGTGATAACAATTGCATCAATTAAAGGTGGTGTTGGAAAAAGTACAAGTGCTATCATACTTTCTAACCTACTAGCAGACAAGTGCAAGGTACTTTTAATTGATATGGACGATCAAGCAAGTATTACAAGTTATTATTCTGATGAACTAGAAAATAAAAATATTGAGGTTTTTAAAATAAATATAGGAGAGGTTATAAAGAATAATTTAGATATTAGTAAAACTATTGTTAATATTGGTAATAATTTGGATCTAATACCTAGTTGTGTAAATGTAGATGATTTAAACACAGATTTTTATTGTGAAAATCGTCATTTTTTTATTGAAGGGATGTTAAAGAATAAGCTGAGTTCTGTAATAACTGATTATAGTTACATAATAATTGATACGAATCCCAAAAGAAATTTTACATTAAAGGCATCTCTGATAAGTAGTGATTATGTAATATCTCCTATGACAGCTGAAAAATGGTCTGTCGAAGCATTCGAGGTTTTGAGAGAATTTGTAAAAGAAGTAGCAGGTATACCTGTTCTTATAATTATAACTAGATTTAAAAAAAATATTACACACAAAACTTTATTGAATATTGTAAAGTCTCAAGATGAATTTTTAGGAGTCATAAGTGAAAGAGAAGATTTAAATAAGAGGATAGGATGTAATGAGAAATTTGATTTTACAAAAGATTATATTACTGAATATGTTGAAGTATTAGATTTGTTTTTATCTAAAACACAGTTATTGATTTAG